One region of Carassius carassius chromosome 41, fCarCar2.1, whole genome shotgun sequence genomic DNA includes:
- the LOC132123601 gene encoding unconventional myosin-Ic-like isoform X2 has product MMYQGMTVGSDRIRVMMESALTARDRVGVQDFVLLENHTSEVAFIENLRKRFKENLIYTYIGSVLVSMNPYKELEIYTKQHMERYRGVNFYEVSPHIYAVADNAYRSMRTERRDQCILISGESGAGKTEASKKVLQYYAVTCPASEHVQTVKDRLLQSNPVLEAFGNAKTLRNDNSSRFGKYMDIQFDFKGAPVGGHIINYLLEKSRVVHQSHGERNFHIFYQLIEGGEEDLLRRLGLEKNAQQYQYLVKGNCPKVSSINDRNDWKLVRKALSIIGFTDDEVEELLNIIASVLHLGNVQYGGEDNGSAYITTETQIKYLAKLLGVDGTVLKEALTHKKIIAKGEELMSPLNQEQAASARDALSKAIYGRTFTWLVNKINDSLAFKDDSFNSKSASVIGLLDIYGFEVFQNNSFEQFCINYCNEKLQQLFIELTLKSEQEEYEAEGITWEPVQYFNNKIICDLVEEKFKGIISILDEECLRPGDASDITFLEKLEDTVGGHAHFLTHKLADGKTRKVMGREEFRLIHYAGEVNYNVNGFLDKNNDLLFRNLKEAMCMSENKILTQCFDREELTDKKRPETAATQFKNSLAKLMEILMSKDPSYVRCIKPNDAKQAGRFDEVLIRHQVKYLGLMENLRVRRAGFAYRRRYETFLQRYKSLCPHTWPNWDGRLVDGVSTLVKHLGYKPEEYKLGRTKIFIRFPKTLFATEDALEVKKHSLATKLQSSWKGYSQKTKYRNMRQSAIKVQAWWRAILACRKAKRRRDAANTIRRFIKGFIYRHQPRCPENEYFLDYVRYSFLMKLHRSLPKTVLDKSWPTPPPALIEASEQLRKLCMQNMVWKYCKNINPEWKHQLEQKMVASEIFKDKKDNYPQSVPKLFVGTRLNGEDINPKLQQALGNEKMKYAVPVTKYDRNGYKARNRQLLLMANSAIIVEEAKLKQSIDYSSLKGISVSSLSDGMFVLHVACEDNKQKGDVVLQCEHVIETLTKVAICADKMNSININQGSIKFNMAQGKEGIIDFTSGSELLIAKAKNGHLSVTAPRLNSR; this is encoded by the exons ACTGTGGGCAGCGACAGAATCCGGGTCATGATGGAGAGCGCCCTGACAGCCAGGGACCGGGTGGGCGTGCAGGACTTTGTCCTGCTGGAGAACCACACCAGCGAGGTGGCGTTCATTGAGAACCTCCGCAAACGCTTCAAGGAGAACCTCATTTAT ACGTACATTGGCTCTGTGCTGGTGTCCATGAACCCCTATAAAGAGCTGGAGATCTACACTAAACAGCACATGGAGCGATACAGGGGTGTCAATTTCTATGAAGTCTCACCTCACAT TTATGCCGTGGCTGATAATGCGTATCGCTCCATGCGGACTGAGAGACGAGATCAGTGCATCCTCATCTCAGGTGAGAGTGGTGCTGGCAAGACCGAAGCCTCCAAAAAGGTTCTGCAGTACTACGCCGTCACCTGCCCAGCCAGTGAGCATGTGCAGACTGTCAAAGATCGCCTGCTGCAGTCCAACCCTGTGCTGGAG GCCTTTGGAAATGCCAAAACTCTACGTAATGACAATTCCAGTCGCTTTGGGAAATACATGGACATTCAGTTCGACTTCAAA GGTGCTCCAGTAGGAGGTCACATCATTAACTACCTGTTGGAGAAATCACGTGTCGTGCACCAGAGCCACGGCGAGAGGAACTTTCACATCTTTTATCAGCTTATCGAGGGAGGAGAGGAAGATCTGCTGAGGAGACTGGGCCTGGAGAAGAATGCCCAACAGTACCAGTATCTGGTGAAG ggtAACTGTCCCAAAGTGAGCTCCATAAATGACCGCAATGACTGGAAGTTAGTGAGGAAAGCCCTGAGCATCATTGGCTTCACCGATGATGAAGTAGAG GAGCTTTTGAACATTATTGCCAGTGTGCTACACTTGGGGAATGTTCAGTACGGCGGAGAGGACAATGGCAGTGCCTACATCACCACAGAGACACAGATTAAATACTTAGCCAAG TTGTTAGGTGTGGACGGCACTGTTCTTAAGGAGGCTCTAACACATAAAAAGATCATTGCCAAAGGAGAAGAG CTGATGAGTCCTTTAAATCAAGAGCAGGCTGCTTCAGCACGGGACGCCTTATCTAAAGCAATATACGGTCGTACTTTTACTTGGCTGGTCAACAAAATTAATGACTCTCTGGCCTTCAAG GATGATTCATTCAACAGTAAGAGCGCTTCCGTCATTGGTCTACTGGACATCTATGGTTTTGAGGTATTTCAGAACAACAG TTTTGAGCAGTTTTGTATCAACTATTGTAATGAGAAGCTGCAGCAGCTCTTCATTGAACTGACTCTGAAGTCGGAGCAGGAGGAATATGAAGCCGAGGGAATTACG TGGGAGCCAGTGCAATATTTTAACAACAAGATCATTTGTGATCTTGTGGAGGAAAAGTTTAAAGGAATCATTTCCATCTTG GATGAAGAGTGTCTCCGGCCTGGAGATGCCAGTGACATCACCTTCCTGGAGAAGCTTGAGGACACTGTCGGTGGCCACGCACACTTCCTAAC TCACAAGCTGGCTGATGGAAAAACCCGTAAAGTGATGGGTCGTGAGGAGTTCAGATTGATCCACTACGCAGGAGAAGTCAACTACAATGTGAACG GCTTCCTGGACAAAAACAATGATCTCCTTTTCAGAAACCTGAAAGAG GCCATGTGTATGTCCGAAAATAAAATCCTCACTCAGTGTTTTGACCGAGAAGAACTCACAGACAAGAAACGCCCAGAGacg GCAGCAACTCAGTTCAAGAACAGCCTGGCGAAGTTGATGGAAATCCTGATGTCTAAGGATCCGTCTTACGTGCGCTGCATCAAGCCTAATGATGCCAAGCAAGCAG GGCGTTTTGATGAAGTCCTCATCAGGCACCAAGTAAAATACCTTGGTCTGATGGAAAATCTTCGGGTGAGGAGAGCTGGCTTTGCATACCGCCGTCGCTACGAGACCTTCCTGCAGAG GTATAAATCCTTGTGTCCACACACCTGGCCAAACTGGGATGGCCGTCTGGTCGATGGAGTGTCCACACTCGTCAAGCACCTCGGCTACAAACCTGAGGAGTACAAACTCGGCCG gaCCAAAATATTCATCCGCTTCCCCAAAACCTTGTTTGCAACCGAAGATGCACTAGAAGTCAAAAAACACAGCCTTG CTACCAAACTGCAGTCATCCTGGAAAGGCTACAGTCAAAAAACCAAATACCGTAACATGCGACAATCAGCTATCAAGGTCCAAGCCTGGTGGAGAGCTATTCTGGCCTGCAGAAAAGCAAAGCGTAGGAGAGATGCTGCCAACACCATCCGCAG GTTCATCAAAGGCTTCATCTACCGTCACCAGCCACGTTGCCCAGAGAATGAATACTTCCTGGATTACGTTCGATACTCCTTCCTAATGAAGTTGCACAGGAGCCTGCCCAAAACTGTTTTAGATAAGAGCTGGCCAACACCACCCCCCGCCCTCATTGAG GCTTCAGAGCAGCTCCGAAAACTCTGCATGCAGAACATGGTGTGGAAGTACTGCAAGAATATCAACCCGGAATGGAAACACCAG TTGGAGCAGAAGATGGTTGCAAGTGAAATCTTTAAGGACAAGAAGGACAACTACCCACAAAGCGTCCCAAAACTTTTTGTGGGCACAAGGCTCA atGGCGAGGACATCAACCCTAAATTGCAACAGGCTCTGGGGAATGAGAAGATGAAG TATGCTGTTCCAGTGACTAAATATGATAGAAACGGATACAAAGCACGCAACCGACAACTCCTGCTCATGGCAAACAGTGCCATCATTGTGGAGGAGGCAAAGCTCAAACAGTCTATCGACTACAGCTCACTGAAAG GGATTTCTGTCAGCTCTCTGAGTGACGGCATGTTTGTTCTCCATGTCGCTTGTGAAGACAATAAGCAGAAA GGTGATGTGGTGCTTCAGTGTGAGCATGTCATTGAGACGTTAACCAAAGTGGCCATCTGCGCTGACAAGATGAACAGCATTAACATTAACCAGGGAAg TATAAAGTTCAACATGGCACAAGGAAAAGAAGGGATCATAGATTTTACATCTGGCTCAGAGTTACTGATAGCCAAAGCTAAGAATGGACACCTTTCTGTG ACTGCCCCTCGCCTCAACTCAAGATGA